A window of the Vigna angularis cultivar LongXiaoDou No.4 chromosome 3, ASM1680809v1, whole genome shotgun sequence genome harbors these coding sequences:
- the LOC108320179 gene encoding uncharacterized protein LOC108320179, with protein sequence MEILAATRGAAGASSSNAAPPTTEWSLESFLQHHPAKFNGKGLPNEADQWLRDMERIYNAKRCPDDNRLAFTEYLLTGEASHWWTSMRAILTDAHSPVNWAVFRTKFYEEYFPDSVRYAKEVEFLQLVQGGMSVSEYTNRFKHLVRFNTMATSGEWQCRKFENGLRSDLKVLISSLCIRSFPAMVERAKVLEKNVAEAEQQKKHQLSRGPVLARNNSTVRRPPYVRPGQSSGGSQAVATVGQSGQSRSLACFQCGGPHLRWACPQLNGGKYCTKCRRSGHSDQECNMGGRAVSRPPNARRAQQGRSGRAQATGRVYAITGAEAARSVESELQFDLVVSTPAAGGIKTSTVCVRCPIEVEGRRYKVNLICLPLQDLEVILGMDWLATNRILIDCGKKELVFPGEEEEELSVDRGQLKEDIMEGASCFLIMTYEDNEVERSSNGENSGGRTVVDDFPDVFPDEVPGLPPVREVEFTIDLVTTDAPISVQPYRMAPAELAELKMQIEELMDKKFIRPSVSPWGAPVLLVKKKDGSSRLCIDYRQLNKLTIKNKYPLPRIDDLLDQLQGACVFSKIDLRSGYHQIRVKEGDIQKTAFRSRYGHYEYVVMPFGVTNAPAIFMDYMNRIFRPYLDKFVVVFIDDILIYSKSFDEHEDHLRIVLSVLREKELYAKRSKCEFWMKEIQFLGHVVSAGGISVDPAKVKAVLDWESPRSVTEVRSFVGLAGYYRRFIEGFSKIVAPLTYLTRKDQPFAWTDRCEESFQELKKKLTSAPVLVIPDTTKPFEVYCDASYQGLGCVLMQERKVVAYASRQLKIHEKNYPTHDLELTAVVFALKIWRHHLYGATFQANVVADALSRKSVHVSTMMVKELNLVESFRDLRLQFELEPNSIKCCTFRITSDVFDRIWMKQREDDELVKILNALGTDQAKQFNAGTDDMLRYLGRTCVPNDGELKRIILEEAHHSRLSIHPGMTKMYQDLRRELGSKLRMSSAYHPQTDDQSERTIQTLEDLLRTCVLDHMGVWDEVLPLVEFTYNNSFQASIGMAPFEALYGRKCQTPLCWFQEGENVLTGPELIQQTTEKVKLIQERLKTSQSRQKSYADKRRRPLEFATGDHVFLRLNPITGVGRVLRPKKLSPKFVGPYQILKKIGSVAYELALPPQLSNLHPVFHVSQLRKYVADPSHVLELEDVQLRPDRTLEMQPVCIEDSRTRLYKGKDVRLVKVVWDAKTGDSTWEVEEAVKELYPHLFPGKL encoded by the exons ATGGAGATATTGGCTGCAACTAGGGGCGCGGCTGGAGCGTCCTCTTCTAACGCTGCCCCTCCTACTACtgagtggagtttggagagttttctccaacaccatccggccAAGTTCAATGGGAAGGGTCTTCCGAATGAAGCGGATCAGTGGCTCAGGGATATGGAGCGGATTTACAATGCTAAGAGGTGCCCGGACGACAACCGCTTAGCATTTACTGAATACTTGCTGACTGGTGAAGCAAGTCACTGGTGGACGAGCATGAGGGCGATTTTGACGGACGCTCATAGTCCTGTGAATTGGGCAGTTTTCAGGACGAAATTCTACGAAGAGTACTTCCCGGACAGCGTACGTTATGCTAAAGAAGTGGAGTTTTTACAGTTGGTGCAAGGGGGAATGTCGGTATCAGAATATACTAATAGGTTCAAGCATTTGGTCCGTTTTAATACCATGGCTACGAGTGGAGAATGGCAATGCAGGAAGTTTGAAAACGGGTTGAGAAGCGACTTGAAGGTATTGATATCCAGCCTGTGCATTAGATCATTTCCCGCCATGGTTGAGAGAGCAAAGGTACTGGAGAAGAACGTTGCTGAGGCCGAGCAACAGAAGAAGCATCAGTTGAGCAGGGGGCCGGTGTTAGCAAGAAACAATTCTACTGTAAGACGACCCCCGTACGTTCGTCCAGGCCAATCCTCTGGGGGATCGCAAGCTGTGGCTACTGTCGGCCAGTCTGGACAGTCAAGAAGTTTGGCATGTTTCCAGTGTGGAGGACCGCATCTTAGGTGGGCTTGTCCTCAACTGAATGGGGGAAAATACTGCACTAAATGCAGAAGGAGTGGACACTCGGATCAGGAGTGTAATATGGGAGGCCGTGCGGTATCAAGACCGCCGAACGCTAGAAGAGCCCAACAAGGAAGAAGTGGACGTGCGCAAGCTACAGGGAGAGTTTATGCAATTACTGGTGCTGAAGCTGCTCGTTCAG TGGAGAGTGAAttacagttcgacttggtggtgtcaaccccagcggctggtgggATCAAGACGTCTACAGTTTGTGTAAGATGTCCTATAGAAGTTGAGGGGCGTAGATATAAGGTCAATCTCATTTGCTTACCCCTTCAAGACTTAGAAGTAATTTTagggatggattggttggctaccaATCGGATTCTCATTGATTGTGGGAAGAAGGAGTTAGTCTTCCCAggtgaagaagaggaggagttATCTGTTGATCGCGGTCAGTTGAAGGAGGACATCATGGAAGGAGCGAGCTGTTTTCTGATCATGACGTATGAAGACAACGaagtggagcgttcgtccaatggtGAGAACAGTGGAGGACGAACGGTAGTGGATGACTTTCCGGACGTCTTTCCGGATGAAGTCCCTGGTCTACCTCCCGTTCGTGAGGTCGAATTCACGATCGACCTGGTGACAACTGATGCACCCATCTCGGTTCAACCTTATAGGATGGCACCAGCCGAGTTGGCCGAGCTAAAAATGCAGATTGAAGAATTGATGGATAAGAAGTTCATCAGGCCGAGCGTTTCACCATGGGGAGCACCTGTGTTGCTggtcaagaagaaggatggcagctctcggctcTGCATTGATTATAGGCAACTTAATAAGCTgactatcaagaacaagtatccattGCCAAGGATTGACGACCTACTGGACCAACTGCAAGGTGCGTGCgtattttcaaagatagatTTACGTTCAGGCTATCACCAAATCAGAGTGAAGGAGGGAGATATTCAAAAGACTGCTTTTCGGTCTCGTTATGGTCATTATGAGTACGTGGTGATGCCCTTTGGAGTGACAAACGCACCTGCAAtcttcatggactacatgaacaggaTTTTTAGACCGTACCTTGACAAATTTGTAGTAGTGTTCATTGATGACATCCTCATTTACTCCAAGAGCTTTGACGAACATGAAGATCACTTGAGGATCGTCTTAAGCGTGTTGAGGGAAAAAGAATTGTATGCCAAGCGTTCgaagtgtgaattctggatgaaggaaatCCAATTTTTGGGACACGTAGTTTCTGCTGGAGGTATTTCTGTCGATCCAGCCAAAGTGAAAGCAGTCTTGGATTGGGAAAGCCCACGTTCGGTCACAGAGGTTAGGAGCTTCGTAGGGcttgcgggctactataggcggTTCATTGAGGGattctctaagatagtagccCCTCTGACGTATCTCACCAGGAAAGACCAGCCGTTCGCATGGACCGATCGTTGTGAGGAGAGCTTCCAggaattgaagaagaaactaACGAGCGCCCCAGTGTTGGTCATTCCAGACACGACCAAACCTTTTGAAGTGTATTGTGACGCGTCGTATCAAGGTTTGGGCTGCGTATTGATGCAGGAGAGGAAGGTAGTGGCGTACGCTTCTAGGCAGTTGAAGATccatgagaagaattaccccacCCACGACTTAGAATTGACAGCAGTCGTGTTTGCACTAAAAATCTGGAGGCATCATCTGTATGGAGCAACGTTTCAA GCTAACGTAGTTGCGGACGCGCTAAGCAGGAAGTCAGTTCATGTTTCAACTATGATGGTGAAAGAACTCAATCTGGTGGAAAGCTTTAGAGATTTAAGGTTGCAGTTCGAGTTGGAGCCGAACAGTATCAAATGCTGCACCTTTAGAATAACAAGTGATGTGTTCGACCGAATCTGGATGAAGCAACGTGAGGATGATGAGCTGGTGAAGATTTTAAACGCGCTTGGTACGGATCAAGCTAAGCAGTTCAATGCGGGAACGGACGATATGTTGCGTTACTTgggtaggacgtgcgttcctaatgatggcgagctgaagcgAATCATATTGGAGGAAGCACAtcatagtcgtcttagcattcatcctggtatgactaagatgtaccaAGATCTTCGGA GAGAATTGGGAAGCAAGTTGCGAATGAGTTCTGcctatcaccctcagacggacgaCCAATCTGAGCGAaccatccagacgctcgaggacttgttgaggacgtgcgtcctagatcataTGGGAGTATGGGATGAAGTTCTACCGCTCGTTGAATTCACTTATaacaacagttttcaagcaAGCATAGGAATGGCGCCGTTTGAAGCTCTTTATGGAAGGAAGTGTCAAACACCATTGTGTTGGTTCCAAGAAGGCGAGAATGTATTAACAGGACCAGAATTAATCCAGCAAACAACCGAGAAGGTGAAACTGATTCAAGAACGATTGAAGACGTCTCAAAGCAGGCAGAAATCTTATGCtgataagagaagaagaccCTTAGAGTTCGCTACTGGAGATCACGTGTTTCTCAGGTTGAATCCAATCACTGGAGTGGGAAGAGTccttcgtccaaagaagctttCACCCAAATTCGTAGGGCCTTATCAAATTCTGAAGAAGATTGGATCAGTGGCGTATGAGCTAGCTTTACCACCTCAACTGTCCAATCTCCATCCAGTCTTTCACGTTTCTCAGCTCCGGAAGTATGTAGCTGATCCATCACAcgtactggagttggaagacgtcCAACTTCGCCCAGACCGAACGCTGGAGATGCAACCAGTCTGCATTGAAGACAGCCGCACCAGACTCTACAAAGGAAAGGACGTTCGTCTTGTGAAAGTGGTGTGGGACGCGAAGACTGGTGATTCAACATGGGAGGTTGAAGAGGCTGTGAAGGAATTATACCCGCACCTATTTCCTGGTAAGCTTtag
- the LOC108320183 gene encoding uncharacterized protein LOC108320183, producing MMGLSKLGTTIMAVTAFTLVALAAEIVYVLWQRRQTLRPRVRVEPQEASRQCSTSSSPSDDDLDLELEQHVMKWHCLNGPSRVLFTIKEEEREEVESDNGNGNSSSVECNKKKWVSERVAVDEVAITVAVEELLDETTPFSTPCASPPYYTPHASPSRECRKD from the coding sequence aTGATGGGTCTGAGCAAGCTCGGAACCACGATAATGGCGGTGACGGCGTTTACTCTGGTGGCCCTGGCCGCGGAGATCGTGTACGTGCTGTGGCAACGGCGTCAGACGCTCCGTCCGCGCGTGCGCGTGGAACCCCAGGAGGCTTCGCGCCAGTGTTCTACCTCGTCTTCTCCGAGCGATGATGACTTGGACCTGGAGCTGGAACAGCACGTGATGAAGTGGCACTGTCTTAACGGTCCCTCTAGGGTGCTCTTCACCATTAaggaggaagagagagaagaggttGAGTCCGATAACGGTAACGGTAACAGTTCGTCCGTGGAGTGTAACAAAAAGAAGTGGGTAAGTGAACGTGTGGCGGTGGACGAGGTCGCCATCACCGTCGCGGTCGAGGAATTGTTGGACGAAACGACGCCGTTCTCGACGCCGTGTGCTTCACCTCCGTACTACACGCCGCACGCTTCGCCGAGTCGCGAGTGTCGTAAAGATTAA